Within the Chloroflexota bacterium genome, the region CGCCCCCGTACCGGGCCACGACTTCCCCCGCGCGGCGAACGATCGCGACGAGCGCCTGCGCGACGTTGCGCAGAGCGTCGTCGCCCGCGGGATGCCCCAGAACGTCGTTGTAGTCCTTGAAATGGTCGATGTCGATCATGACGAGGGCAAGGGCGGTCTCGTCGCGCCCGGCCCGGCGCCACTCCTCGTCGAGCAGCGCGTCGAAACGCCGACGGTTGGCGACTCCGGTGAGGCCGTCGGTCCACGACAGCTCCTCGAACTGCCGTTCGAGCCGTTTGCGGTCTGTGATGTCACGAACGGTCGCTACCACGAGCCGACCTTTCGCCGAGCCATTGTGCAGCGGGCTCAACATGATCTCAGCGGTGAATTCGTCACCGTTCTTCTTGAGCGCCGGGATCTCGAGGACGCCGCGCGCGCTGAGAATGTCGCTGCGGCCCGTCCGCGCGTATCGGGCGAGACCCGCCCGGCATTGCTCCTTGAGGTGACTGGGAACGAGGTCCTCCACGACGAGATCGCGTGCCTCGGCCGCGGAGTAGCCAAAGAGCGCCTCGGATGCCGGGTTCCAGAGGAGAATTCGGCGCGTTGCCGCGTCTCCCACGATGACGGCATCGCGAATGCTCCCGAGGAGTGCCTCGACTCCAATGTCCGCAGGCTCGCTGGTCACTTGATCCGTCCATCGTCTGGGTGGTCCGTGCTCCGGCCGGAGCACATCATAACCCGGCCTCGTACGTCAATCGGGTGCGGAGAGGCGTCTCGGTGGGAGATCGGTCTTATCGGGCGAGCGCCCAGAGATCGAGGCGCTAGTTCGCGACGGATCGCTCCACGTAGGCGCGATTCAGCGATGATTCCGCGGGGGCGACGAGGCGATAGCCGGCGCCGCGCTGGGAGACGATGGCCGGGGCGACGTCCGCGGCGGACTCGAGCTTGGTGCGGAGTCGATGGATCTGCCCGTCGATCGCTCGCCCACCGCCGATGTTGGCGTAGCCCCAGACCTTCATGGCCAGCTCCGGGCGCGAGACCACTTCATCTGGCTTGCACGCCAGAACGCAGAGCAGGCGGTATTCCGTCGGCGTGAGGCGGACGGGATGCCCGGCCAGGGTGACACGGCGGGCAGTTCGGTCTATCGTGAGCTGGCCCACCCGAATCTGGTCGGCTTCGGGGGCCGGCGCCACGCGGCGTCGCATGCTTCGCCGCAAGACAGCATGGATGCGAGCCTCCAGCTCGTGAATGTCGACGGGATAGGCCAGGAAGTCGTCGGCGCCGAGCCGCAGGGCGAGGGTCGGATCACACCGCCGACGCGTCTCGCGAAATGTGATGATCGGGAGGTCGGGCCACTGGGCGCGAAGGTCCGCGCAAAAAAGGAGGCCATCCGCGTCGGAGAGCTGCAGATCGAGCACGACCAGGTCCGGTCGGACTCGATTCACCATGTCCCTGGCGTCGTCCGCGCGTTCGGTGCTCCAAATCCTGTAGCCCGCAAGGGACAGAGCCCCCGCGATCTCGCCCGCGTGCTCGCTCGTCCCGATGATGAGCACCGCAGGGCCCCTTTGAGATGGTCCTGAATATCGTTCCACCGACGCGCTTGTGTCTGCCACGGCACCCTCGACCCCGCAATTCTTGACATAATGATACAAGAGGGGCGTGAATTTTGACGATCCGGACCCTTCGGGCGCCAGAGAGCCCGGGGCCCACCGCTATAATCGGACCGCCGAACGTGGCGCGCGAAGCCACCCTACCCGAGCAGGAGGCGCGGATGTTTCTCACGTCTGAAGAGAACCGACGGCTGACGCAGGTCGGACCCGGCACCGATGGTGGAAACCTCCTGCGCCGGTACTGGCACCCCATCGCCGGGCTCCACGTTCTCTCCGACCAGCACCCCACCCATTTCGTGCGGCTCCTCGGCGAAGATCTGGTGCTGTTCCGGGACAAGGCCGGCCGCGTCGGGCTCCTTGCAGACCACTGCGCGCATCGCGGCGCTTCCTTGCTGTATGGACGGGTCGAGGAGCGGGGAATCGCCTGCGCGTACCACGGGTGGCTGTACGACGGGCGCGGCAACTGCCTGGAGACGCCAGCGGAGCCAGCCGGTAGTCGCTTCCACTTGTCGGTGAAACAACGGGCCTATCCCGTCGAGCGCCTCTTCGGTCTGTACTGGGCGTACCTTGGGCCGGCTCCCGCGCCGCCCATTCGCCGCCTCGACGTGATGGATTACCCGATCGAGCACGTGATGGAAACCCAATTCGATGCGAACTGGGTCCAGGTCGTCGAGAACAACCTCGACGGGGCCCATATCTACATTCTCCACCAGAACACCATGAGCGGCCACCGCGAGCCGTGCACCAGCACGACGCGCGGCCTCATCCACACTCTGGTCTCGCTCGATTACAACGAGGTCTCGTTCGGCATCATGCGGCGCATGGTCACGGCCGACGGCTATCTTCAGGAAGACCCGATGATCTTTCCGAACATGCTTCGCCGGCTCACGGAGCTGTCAATCAAAGTGCCGGTCGACGACTGCCACACGAAGAAATACGTGATCTTCGTCAATGGGGAGCGGCCCAACCCGACGCCCAACGATGAGCCGTCCGACTACTACGTCTTTCCGCCCAACGAAGCCAAGAGCGCGGCCGATTGCGTCTACCCCGACGCCACCTACCGAATGGACAAGCTCCGCTACCAGGACGTGATGGCGATCGAGACGCAGGGCCCGGTGACCGACCGTGCGAGCTGGCACCCGGCGACGACGGACCGCGGCGTCGCGATGTTCGATCGTCTGCTGCTGCGGCAGATGGACCGCGTCCGCGACGGGCTCGATCCCATTGGCGTCACGTGCGAGGCCGACGCGGTGATCGATACGAACATGGCGGCGATGCGCATACGGGCGGGCACCGCTCCGGTCCCCCAGGGCGTGCTGGTCCACCAGCGGCGACGATCAGCGGTCCTCGCCTGAGTTCGCAGTCGCGGAGCCGCATCCCAGACAGGGGCAAATTGCCCCGGCTATTCGATCCTGCACGTCCGATTGCGGTGCCTCCCCCCGTCAGTCGGTAGCGCAACAGTGCATCGAATCGGTCGCAACATCGTCTCACGCGCGTTACGCGGGCGGCGGCTGAGTCTGACTTCTCCCGCGCTATCCTGAAACACAGGACATGGCGGACGTTGACCCATTTTCGCCCGGGCGCCTCCGACGATTCCCGGGCATGAGGCGACCAATCCGTGCCATCACGGTGCTCCGTCCTTCCACCTGTCATTCCCGGTCACTACTGGAGGAATCATGCGCGCCGGTACCATCTTGCTTGTCACCCACGATCGTTCTGTGGAGCAGCTCGCAGGCTCGCTTCAGCGGGAGGGTATCCCGTGCGAGGTTGTTCAATCGCCCGAGCAGGTCGCGACGATGCTCAGCGCGGCACGCGCGGGGGGCCCGGAGGGGCCGCGCTCCCACGCCGCGGCTATCGTGGACGCCGATCTGCCACAATCGTTGCTTCGAGAAGCCCTCTGGCTCTTTCACGGCGCTCAGCCGATTCCGATGCTCGCCCTTCTGTCGGACGGGAGTCCGGCCGAGCTGATCGCCGGGTCCTTGAACCCCGCGCGCGACGCGTGGGCGATGAAGCCGCTCGATCCTGATGAGCTTGCCCTTCGGCTCAAGGCATTGCTGCTCCACAACGGGTCGGAGATCCCGAACGTTGAACCGGACCTGTCCGCGAGCCAGCCGAGTCGCGTCGGTCACGCCGCGTAAGAGCGTCATGGCGTCGCGGGTCGAGGCTTGCCGCGACCTACTGGATGTCCCAGGTCTGCGCGTTCCAGGCTTGCGTGATCTCGGGCTGGCGCGCGGTGACGTTGACGAGGTGTGAGCCGATCATCGTCGGCTCCGCGTCGAAGAACAGGCCGAGCTGCGTCACCTGATCGGCGATGTGGTAGATGATCTGGCCGAGCAGACGCACGCGCTCGTCCGTCGGCACGGTCGCGAAATACT harbors:
- a CDS encoding response regulator transcription factor — translated: MLIIGTSEHAGEIAGALSLAGYRIWSTERADDARDMVNRVRPDLVVLDLQLSDADGLLFCADLRAQWPDLPIITFRETRRRCDPTLALRLGADDFLAYPVDIHELEARIHAVLRRSMRRRVAPAPEADQIRVGQLTIDRTARRVTLAGHPVRLTPTEYRLLCVLACKPDEVVSRPELAMKVWGYANIGGGRAIDGQIHRLRTKLESAADVAPAIVSQRGAGYRLVAPAESSLNRAYVERSVAN
- a CDS encoding sensor domain-containing diguanylate cyclase, whose protein sequence is MTSEPADIGVEALLGSIRDAVIVGDAATRRILLWNPASEALFGYSAAEARDLVVEDLVPSHLKEQCRAGLARYARTGRSDILSARGVLEIPALKKNGDEFTAEIMLSPLHNGSAKGRLVVATVRDITDRKRLERQFEELSWTDGLTGVANRRRFDALLDEEWRRAGRDETALALVMIDIDHFKDYNDVLGHPAGDDALRNVAQALVAIVRRAGEVVARYGGEEFAVLLPHTTLPVAMDIGEALRSSVESLRIPHPTRRPTKYLTISAGVAAAEPLAGSSAAELVARADQALYKAKRRGRNRVESADKP
- a CDS encoding Rieske 2Fe-2S domain-containing protein; the encoded protein is MFLTSEENRRLTQVGPGTDGGNLLRRYWHPIAGLHVLSDQHPTHFVRLLGEDLVLFRDKAGRVGLLADHCAHRGASLLYGRVEERGIACAYHGWLYDGRGNCLETPAEPAGSRFHLSVKQRAYPVERLFGLYWAYLGPAPAPPIRRLDVMDYPIEHVMETQFDANWVQVVENNLDGAHIYILHQNTMSGHREPCTSTTRGLIHTLVSLDYNEVSFGIMRRMVTADGYLQEDPMIFPNMLRRLTELSIKVPVDDCHTKKYVIFVNGERPNPTPNDEPSDYYVFPPNEAKSAADCVYPDATYRMDKLRYQDVMAIETQGPVTDRASWHPATTDRGVAMFDRLLLRQMDRVRDGLDPIGVTCEADAVIDTNMAAMRIRAGTAPVPQGVLVHQRRRSAVLA